A single region of the Nocardioides aquaticus genome encodes:
- a CDS encoding TetR/AcrR family transcriptional regulator has product MGLREQKKDAARRDIREAAWRLFEERGYAGVSVEEIAATAGVSRTTFFNYFHTKEGVVLDPSPADRERLAVLVAEQPAALAAWDAVSAVLLGLTRAGRDEVSRRRRLLGADPALDHRAQELGEELAGVLRDWLRERDPTDPLGADLTVDLALAATRTAWAAWSARPDDTAVAVYLDLLEECLRRARPAGA; this is encoded by the coding sequence GTGGGGCTGCGGGAGCAGAAGAAGGACGCCGCGCGGCGCGACATCCGTGAGGCCGCCTGGCGGCTCTTCGAGGAGCGCGGGTACGCCGGGGTCAGTGTCGAGGAGATCGCCGCGACCGCCGGGGTCTCGCGCACCACGTTCTTCAACTACTTCCACACCAAGGAGGGCGTCGTGCTGGACCCCTCCCCCGCCGACCGGGAGCGTCTGGCAGTCCTGGTCGCCGAGCAGCCGGCCGCGCTGGCGGCGTGGGACGCCGTCTCCGCCGTGCTCCTCGGCCTCACCCGCGCAGGCCGGGACGAGGTGTCCCGACGGCGTCGGCTGCTCGGGGCGGACCCGGCCCTGGACCACCGGGCACAGGAGCTCGGCGAGGAGCTCGCCGGGGTCCTGCGCGACTGGCTGCGCGAACGGGACCCGACCGACCCCCTGGGTGCCGACCTGACCGTCGACCTCGCCCTCGCCGCCACCCGTACGGCCTGGGCCGCGTGGTCGGCCCGGCCCGACGACACCGCGGTGGCGGTCTACCTCGACCTGCTGGAGGAGTGCCTGCGCCGGGCGCGGCCGGCCGGGGCGTGA
- a CDS encoding zinc-binding dehydrogenase codes for MPTSSEQAPRTMRAQRLDTRTLTFEVTDVPVPTPGPGEVLMKVAFCGICHSDLSLLDGTFPAMGPPVITQGHEASGTIAELGPGVTGWSVGDRVVPAAGRPCGQCPSCRRADPSSCTALALMAFAYDGAWAEYTVAQAGGLTRIPDNVSMEQAAILADAVSTPYGAVVHTGQVRVGEAVGVWGAGGVGTHVVQLARLVGATPIVAVDLDETVRARALELGADLALDSRDPDLAAKIAEVTGGEMLDVAFDSVGLKVTFDQALASLGSRGRLVGVGMSGEEWSLGPSMWFNLSRKEVRGHLGYRVEDIGVLARLVSTGRLDLSRSISGVVSLEDVGEGIRRLHEREGSPVRILVQP; via the coding sequence ATGCCCACCTCCTCCGAGCAGGCGCCCCGCACGATGCGTGCCCAGCGTCTCGACACCCGCACCCTGACCTTCGAGGTCACCGACGTCCCCGTGCCGACCCCGGGACCGGGCGAGGTGCTGATGAAGGTGGCGTTCTGCGGGATCTGCCACTCCGACCTCAGCCTGCTCGACGGCACCTTCCCCGCGATGGGACCGCCGGTGATCACCCAGGGCCACGAGGCCTCCGGCACGATCGCCGAGCTCGGTCCCGGCGTCACCGGCTGGTCGGTCGGGGACCGTGTCGTGCCGGCCGCCGGCCGCCCGTGCGGGCAGTGCCCGTCGTGCCGCCGCGCGGACCCCAGCAGCTGCACCGCGCTGGCGCTGATGGCCTTCGCCTACGACGGGGCGTGGGCGGAGTACACCGTCGCCCAGGCCGGCGGGCTGACCCGGATCCCTGACAACGTGTCGATGGAGCAGGCCGCGATCCTCGCCGACGCCGTCTCCACGCCGTACGGCGCCGTGGTCCACACCGGGCAGGTCCGCGTCGGCGAGGCCGTCGGCGTGTGGGGCGCCGGCGGCGTGGGCACCCACGTCGTCCAGCTGGCCCGGCTGGTCGGCGCCACGCCGATCGTCGCGGTCGACCTCGACGAGACCGTGCGCGCCCGGGCCCTCGAGCTCGGCGCCGACCTCGCCCTGGACTCCCGCGACCCCGACCTCGCCGCGAAGATCGCCGAGGTCACCGGCGGGGAGATGCTCGACGTCGCCTTCGACTCCGTCGGCCTCAAGGTCACCTTCGACCAGGCCCTGGCCAGCCTCGGCTCGCGCGGGCGCCTGGTCGGCGTCGGGATGAGCGGCGAGGAGTGGTCGCTGGGCCCGAGCATGTGGTTCAACCTCAGCCGCAAGGAGGTCCGCGGCCACCTCGGCTACCGCGTCGAGGACATCGGGGTGCTGGCCCGGCTGGTCTCGACCGGCCGCCTCGACCTCAGCCGCTCCATCAGCGGGGTGGTCTCCCTCGAGGACGTCGGTGAGGGCATCCGGCGGCTGCACGAGCGCGAGGGCAGCCCGGTCCGGATCCTCGTGCAGCCCTGA
- a CDS encoding TraR/DksA family transcriptional regulator, which translates to MDTTRLADADRTLAEHEAHLEAELAALVGGPAEAEGIPFGKRVGEGTAAAAHRMSAVSTQEQLLRSLTAVRDARARVADGTYGTCEVCGEEIPAERLEARPHVSRCVAHA; encoded by the coding sequence ATGGACACCACCCGGCTCGCGGACGCCGACCGCACCCTGGCCGAGCACGAGGCGCACCTCGAGGCCGAGCTGGCGGCCCTGGTCGGCGGGCCCGCCGAGGCCGAGGGCATCCCCTTCGGCAAGCGGGTCGGCGAGGGGACCGCGGCCGCGGCGCACCGGATGTCGGCCGTCTCCACCCAGGAGCAGCTGCTGCGCTCGCTGACGGCGGTGCGCGACGCCCGCGCCCGGGTGGCCGACGGGACGTACGGCACCTGCGAGGTGTGCGGCGAGGAGATCCCGGCCGAGCGGCTCGAGGCGCGCCCGCACGTCTCGCGCTGCGTCGCGCACGCCTGA
- a CDS encoding flavin-containing monooxygenase produces MSTDDLPLPAHVDVVVVGAGLSGIGAGYRLQTECPDRGYLILESRETMGGTWDLFTYPGVRSDSDMFTLGYQFKPWREAKAIADGPSILRYIQETAAEFGIDEHIRYSTKVVSADFSTAEARWTLTLDHRGERTTMTCDFLYSCAGYYDYDDTYTPDFPGIEEYAGTVAHPQFWPADLDYSDQKVVVIGSGATAVTLVPSMTSGEGRAEHVTMLQRSPTWISAVPSRDAKADFLRAHLPAGLAHTLVRSKNIAFGTAFYQFCQQRPQQARKLLLGMTMKLLGDEQMVADHFTPTYDPWDQRLCAVPSGDLFKAIKAGDAEVVTDTIDSFVPEGIRLSSGRVLEADVVVTATGLQLLAFGGISPQVDGETVPLSEQFVWQGAMMTGVPNFAVCIGYTNASWTLRADLSHKLVCKVLNWMDGHDYAAVEPRPDRDLTERPLLDLAAGYVQRSIDAFPRQGDSGPWRVRQNYVLDSITTLRTNLAKTLAPTPRSAVRRAQDEKVA; encoded by the coding sequence ATGAGCACCGACGACCTCCCCCTGCCCGCCCACGTCGACGTCGTCGTGGTCGGCGCCGGCCTGTCCGGCATCGGCGCGGGCTACCGCCTGCAGACCGAGTGCCCCGACCGCGGCTACCTGATCCTGGAGTCCCGCGAGACCATGGGCGGCACCTGGGACCTGTTCACCTACCCCGGCGTCCGCTCCGACTCCGACATGTTCACCCTCGGCTACCAGTTCAAGCCCTGGCGCGAGGCCAAGGCGATCGCCGACGGCCCCTCGATCCTGCGCTACATCCAGGAGACCGCCGCCGAGTTCGGCATCGACGAGCACATCCGGTACTCGACCAAGGTGGTCTCCGCCGACTTCTCCACCGCCGAGGCGCGCTGGACGCTGACCCTGGACCACCGCGGCGAGCGCACCACGATGACCTGCGACTTCCTCTACTCCTGCGCGGGCTACTACGACTACGACGACACCTACACCCCCGACTTCCCGGGGATCGAGGAGTACGCCGGGACGGTCGCCCACCCGCAGTTCTGGCCGGCCGACCTGGACTACAGCGACCAGAAGGTCGTCGTGATCGGCAGCGGCGCCACCGCGGTGACGCTGGTGCCGTCGATGACCAGCGGCGAGGGCCGCGCCGAGCACGTCACGATGCTCCAGCGCAGCCCCACCTGGATCAGCGCCGTGCCCAGCCGCGACGCCAAGGCCGACTTCCTGCGCGCCCACCTGCCGGCGGGCCTGGCCCACACGCTGGTGCGGTCGAAGAACATCGCCTTCGGCACGGCGTTCTACCAGTTCTGCCAGCAGCGCCCGCAGCAGGCGCGCAAGCTGCTGCTCGGGATGACGATGAAGCTGCTCGGTGACGAGCAGATGGTCGCCGACCACTTCACGCCGACCTACGACCCCTGGGACCAGCGCCTGTGCGCGGTGCCCAGCGGCGACCTCTTCAAGGCGATCAAGGCCGGCGATGCCGAGGTCGTCACCGACACCATCGACTCGTTCGTGCCCGAGGGGATCCGGCTCAGCTCGGGGCGGGTGCTCGAGGCCGACGTCGTGGTCACCGCGACCGGCCTGCAGCTGCTGGCCTTCGGCGGGATCAGCCCGCAGGTCGACGGCGAGACCGTCCCGCTGTCGGAGCAGTTCGTCTGGCAGGGGGCGATGATGACCGGCGTCCCGAACTTCGCGGTCTGCATCGGCTACACCAACGCCTCCTGGACCCTGCGCGCCGACCTGTCCCACAAGCTGGTCTGCAAGGTCCTGAACTGGATGGACGGCCACGACTACGCCGCGGTCGAGCCGCGCCCGGACCGCGACCTCACCGAGCGGCCGCTGCTCGACCTGGCCGCCGGCTACGTGCAGCGCTCGATCGACGCCTTCCCGCGCCAGGGCGACTCCGGGCCGTGGCGGGTGCGGCAGAACTACGTGCTGGACTCGATCACCACGCTGCGCACCAACCTCGCCAAGACGCTCGCGCCGACGCCGCGGTCGGCCGTACGCCGCGCGCAGGACGAGAAGGTCGCCTGA